A section of the Streptomyces sp. Je 1-369 genome encodes:
- the purN gene encoding phosphoribosylglycinamide formyltransferase — protein MVARPVKRLVVLVSGSGTNLQALIDTIRTEGPEGYGAEIVAVGADRDGIAGLERAERAGLPTFVCRVKDHATRDEWDAALAEATAEHEPDLVVSAGFMKIVGKEFLARFGGRFVNTHPALLPSFPGAHGARDALAYGVKVTGCTVHFVDDGVDTGPIIAQGVVEVRDEDDESALHERIKEVERTLLVDVVGRLARHGYRIEGRKVLIP, from the coding sequence GTGGTCGCGCGCCCCGTCAAGCGCCTCGTCGTGCTGGTGTCCGGGTCGGGCACGAATCTTCAGGCCCTGATCGACACCATCCGCACCGAGGGCCCGGAGGGGTACGGCGCCGAGATCGTCGCCGTGGGCGCCGACCGTGACGGCATCGCCGGTCTGGAGCGCGCCGAGCGTGCCGGGCTCCCCACCTTCGTCTGCCGGGTGAAGGACCACGCGACCCGCGACGAGTGGGACGCGGCCCTGGCGGAGGCGACGGCCGAGCACGAGCCCGACCTGGTGGTCTCCGCCGGGTTCATGAAGATCGTGGGGAAGGAGTTCCTCGCGCGCTTCGGCGGGCGGTTCGTGAACACGCACCCCGCGCTGCTGCCCAGTTTTCCGGGGGCCCACGGCGCGCGCGACGCGCTCGCGTACGGCGTGAAGGTCACCGGCTGCACCGTCCACTTCGTCGACGACGGCGTCGACACCGGCCCGATCATCGCCCAGGGCGTGGTCGAGGTCCGGGACGAGGACGACGAGAGCGCTCTGCACGAGCGCATCAAGGAAGTCGAGCGCACGCTGCTCGTCGATGTCGTGGGGCGTCTGGCCCGGCACGGCTACCGCATTGAGGGACGAAAGGTTCTTATCCCGTGA
- the purH gene encoding bifunctional phosphoribosylaminoimidazolecarboxamide formyltransferase/IMP cyclohydrolase has translation MTAEATNANAAQRPIKRALVSVYDKTGLEELARGLHEAGVELVSTGSTASKIAAAGVPVTKVEELTGFPECLDGRVKTLHPKVHAGILADLRLEDHREQLAELGVEPFQLVVVNLYPFKETVASGATPDECVEQIDIGGPSMVRAAAKNHPSVAVVTDPKRYADVLAAVEAGGFDLAARKRLAGEAFQHTAAYDVAVASWFAADYAAADDSGHPGFLGATYERKNVLRYGENPHQGAALYVDGTGGLAEAEQLHGKEMSYNNFTDTDAARRAAYDHDEPCVAIIKHANPCGIAIGANVAEAHRKAHACDPLSAFGGVIAVNRPVSKEMAEQVADIFTEVIVAPEYEDGALEVLTKKKNIRVLRAHQAPSSAVEVKQIDGGALLQVTDRLQADGDNPANWTLATGDALNAGELDELAFAWKASRAVKSNAILLAKDGASVGVGMGQVNRVDSAKLAVERAGEERARGSYAASDAFFPFPDGLEILTAAGVKAVVQPGGSVRDELVVEAAKKAGVTMYFTGTRHFFH, from the coding sequence GTGACCGCCGAAGCTACGAACGCGAACGCCGCGCAGCGCCCCATCAAGCGTGCGCTCGTCAGCGTCTACGACAAGACCGGCCTGGAAGAGCTCGCGCGCGGGCTCCACGAGGCGGGCGTCGAGCTCGTCTCCACCGGCTCGACCGCCTCGAAGATCGCCGCGGCCGGGGTGCCCGTCACCAAGGTCGAGGAGCTCACCGGCTTCCCCGAATGCCTGGACGGCCGGGTCAAGACCCTGCACCCGAAGGTCCACGCCGGGATCCTCGCCGACCTGCGCCTCGAGGACCACCGCGAGCAGCTCGCGGAGCTCGGCGTCGAGCCCTTCCAGCTCGTCGTCGTGAACCTGTACCCCTTCAAGGAGACCGTCGCGTCCGGGGCCACTCCCGACGAGTGCGTCGAGCAGATCGACATCGGTGGCCCGTCCATGGTCCGCGCCGCCGCCAAGAACCACCCGTCGGTCGCGGTCGTCACCGACCCGAAGCGGTACGCCGACGTGCTCGCCGCGGTCGAGGCCGGCGGCTTCGACCTGGCGGCGCGCAAGCGGCTCGCGGGAGAAGCGTTCCAGCACACGGCCGCGTACGACGTGGCCGTCGCGAGCTGGTTCGCGGCGGACTACGCCGCCGCCGACGACTCCGGCCACCCCGGCTTCCTCGGCGCCACGTACGAGCGCAAGAACGTGCTCCGTTACGGCGAGAACCCCCACCAGGGCGCCGCTCTCTACGTCGACGGCACGGGCGGTCTCGCCGAGGCCGAGCAGCTGCACGGCAAGGAGATGTCGTACAACAACTTCACCGACACGGACGCCGCGCGCCGTGCCGCGTACGACCACGACGAGCCCTGTGTCGCGATCATCAAGCACGCCAACCCGTGCGGGATCGCGATCGGCGCGAACGTCGCCGAGGCGCACCGCAAGGCGCACGCCTGCGACCCGCTGTCGGCCTTCGGCGGCGTCATCGCCGTGAACCGTCCGGTCTCCAAGGAGATGGCCGAGCAGGTCGCCGACATCTTCACCGAGGTCATCGTCGCGCCGGAGTACGAGGACGGCGCCCTCGAAGTCCTCACCAAGAAGAAGAACATCCGAGTCCTGCGCGCCCATCAGGCGCCGTCCAGCGCGGTCGAGGTCAAGCAGATCGACGGCGGCGCGCTGCTCCAGGTCACCGACCGGCTCCAGGCCGACGGCGACAACCCCGCCAACTGGACGCTCGCCACCGGCGACGCGCTCAACGCGGGTGAACTCGACGAGCTCGCGTTCGCCTGGAAGGCGTCCCGCGCGGTGAAGTCCAACGCGATCCTGCTCGCCAAGGACGGCGCTTCCGTCGGCGTCGGCATGGGCCAGGTCAACCGCGTCGACTCCGCGAAGCTCGCGGTCGAGCGGGCGGGCGAGGAGCGGGCCCGTGGCTCCTACGCCGCGTCCGACGCGTTCTTCCCCTTCCCCGACGGCCTGGAGATCCTGACCGCCGCGGGCGTCAAGGCCGTGGTGCAGCCGGGTGGTTCGGTCCGTGACGAGCTGGTGGTCGAGGCGGCGAAGAAGGCGGGCGTCACGATGTACTTCACGGGGACGCGGCACTTCTTCCACTGA
- a CDS encoding RDD family protein, with amino-acid sequence MSFGDPNNPYGQQPPQGQPGGYGQAPGQPGYGQAPGQPQYGYPQQAPGGVPQQGYGYPQQPASPYGAYPQQPGAGYGYQGGGPTVASMGRRFGARAIDGVAFTLIYIVLLVVGAADAIGQAADCDPGSAAYDSCMNDAGTDMMGSLGAVIGALAVVGLLYEWLMTAMVGGTLGKLAVGIRVIDAESGQKPGVGAAFVRYIIPLVGSLACGIGSLLVYLSPFWDKSGRQQGWHDKAAKTMVIQRSNN; translated from the coding sequence ATGAGTTTTGGCGACCCGAACAACCCCTACGGCCAGCAGCCGCCCCAGGGCCAGCCCGGTGGTTACGGCCAGGCTCCGGGCCAGCCCGGCTACGGACAGGCGCCGGGCCAGCCGCAGTACGGCTATCCCCAGCAGGCACCGGGCGGCGTCCCGCAGCAGGGCTACGGCTACCCGCAGCAGCCGGCCTCGCCCTACGGCGCGTACCCGCAGCAGCCCGGCGCCGGCTACGGCTACCAGGGCGGCGGCCCGACGGTCGCGTCCATGGGCCGCCGTTTCGGCGCCCGTGCGATCGACGGTGTCGCCTTCACCCTGATCTACATCGTCCTTCTCGTCGTCGGCGCCGCCGACGCCATCGGCCAGGCCGCGGACTGCGACCCGGGCTCGGCCGCGTACGACAGCTGCATGAACGACGCGGGCACCGACATGATGGGGTCCCTCGGCGCCGTGATCGGCGCCCTCGCGGTCGTCGGCCTGCTCTACGAGTGGCTGATGACGGCCATGGTCGGCGGCACGCTCGGCAAGCTCGCCGTCGGCATCCGCGTCATCGACGCGGAGAGCGGCCAGAAGCCGGGCGTCGGCGCGGCCTTCGTCCGCTACATCATTCCGCTGGTGGGCTCGCTGGCCTGCGGCATCGGCTCGCTGCTCGTCTACCTGTCGCCGTTCTGGGACAAGAGCGGGCGTCAGCAGGGCTGGCACGACAAGGCGGCCAAGACCATGGTGATCCAGCGGTCCAACAACTGA
- a CDS encoding bifunctional methylenetetrahydrofolate dehydrogenase/methenyltetrahydrofolate cyclohydrolase — translation MTAQILDGKATAAAIKSELTARVAALKEKGVTPGLGTVLVGDDPGSQKYVAGKHRDCAQVGIASIQRELPATASQEEIEAVVRELNEDPDCTGYIVQLPLPKGIDENRVLELMDPDKDADGLHPMNLGRLVLNEPAPLPCTPYGIIRLLRQHDVEIKGAEVVVVGRGVTIGRPMPLLLTRKSENATVTQCHTGTRDLAAHLKRADIIVAAAGVPHLIKPEDVKPGAAVLDVGVSRDENGKIVGDVHPGVAEVAGWISPNPGGVGPMTRAQLLVNVVEAAERAAR, via the coding sequence ATGACCGCCCAGATTCTCGATGGCAAGGCCACCGCAGCCGCGATCAAGTCCGAACTGACCGCCCGCGTGGCGGCCCTGAAGGAGAAGGGCGTCACGCCCGGACTCGGTACCGTCCTGGTCGGCGACGACCCGGGCAGCCAGAAGTACGTCGCGGGCAAGCACCGCGACTGCGCGCAGGTCGGCATCGCCTCCATCCAGCGCGAACTGCCCGCCACCGCCTCCCAGGAGGAGATCGAGGCGGTCGTCCGCGAACTCAACGAGGACCCGGACTGCACCGGTTACATCGTTCAGCTCCCGCTTCCCAAGGGCATCGACGAGAACCGCGTCCTGGAGCTCATGGACCCGGACAAGGACGCCGACGGCCTGCACCCGATGAACCTCGGCCGTCTCGTCCTGAACGAGCCGGCGCCGCTGCCCTGCACCCCGTACGGGATCATCCGGCTGCTCCGGCAGCACGACGTGGAGATCAAGGGCGCCGAGGTCGTCGTGGTCGGCCGCGGCGTCACCATCGGCCGTCCCATGCCGCTCCTGCTCACCCGCAAGTCCGAGAACGCCACGGTCACCCAGTGCCACACCGGCACCCGTGACCTCGCCGCCCACCTCAAGCGGGCGGACATCATCGTGGCCGCCGCGGGCGTACCGCACCTGATCAAGCCCGAGGACGTGAAGCCGGGCGCCGCCGTTCTGGACGTGGGCGTCTCGCGCGACGAGAACGGCAAGATCGTCGGCGATGTCCACCCGGGCGTCGCCGAGGTCGCCGGCTGGATCTCCCCGAACCCGGGCGGCGTCGGCCCGATGACCCGCGCCCAGCTCCTGGTGAACGTCGTCGAGGCCGCGGAACGCGCCGCGCGCTGA
- a CDS encoding DUF3017 domain-containing protein has product MSETTGPQADADEGSTAEAEPGNTAEAGQGSTAQSGQGSTAGVPLAKGAVSAPGPDGRPRKVSRRFPLFTRDTARPEGGGRAAAGDAPAPARQWPLISVVSLVGLGLLLTAFDVFRVGTLLIGIALIGGAVLRWALPDVGMLAVRSRFTDMVTYGALGLAIALLAMMAQPSPWLVIPFLDDTLHYTI; this is encoded by the coding sequence ATGAGCGAGACCACGGGCCCGCAAGCCGACGCCGACGAAGGCAGCACCGCGGAAGCCGAACCGGGCAACACCGCGGAGGCCGGTCAGGGCAGCACCGCGCAGTCCGGTCAGGGCAGCACCGCGGGCGTTCCCCTGGCCAAGGGCGCGGTCAGCGCGCCGGGTCCGGACGGGCGGCCGCGGAAGGTGTCGCGACGCTTCCCGCTGTTCACGCGTGACACCGCGCGGCCCGAGGGCGGCGGCCGCGCCGCGGCGGGCGACGCACCCGCACCGGCCCGGCAGTGGCCGCTGATCAGCGTCGTCTCGCTGGTCGGACTCGGGCTGCTGCTCACCGCGTTCGACGTGTTCCGCGTCGGCACGCTGCTGATCGGCATCGCGCTCATCGGCGGCGCCGTGCTGCGCTGGGCGCTGCCGGACGTCGGGATGCTCGCGGTGCGTTCCCGGTTCACGGACATGGTCACGTACGGGGCACTGGGCCTCGCCATCGCACTCCTCGCGATGATGGCGCAGCCCTCGCCCTGGCTGGTGATCCCGTTCCTGGACGACACACTGCACTACACGATCTAG
- a CDS encoding sensor histidine kinase, which yields MRIRPLAVDALIAVALTTVAVLLGQEPVKQGWIALDPLGYALVALICLPVAARSRAPLTVLLVVHLAWFVYVTVGYWPVVGTFGPMLTVYTVASLRSPRTSLACAGLMAALWIYAGAISEGASMPSVVGQAIGFSLVLWRFGYVARRSAELARQLKREQDERARREVAEERGRIARELHDVVAHHMSVISVQAGLATFVFGSDPATARAALGTISGTSGEALEELRRMLRVLRAEDGEHGGDAPGAPMPGLARLDEMVERVRAGGVRVELRVTGTPRLVAPGVELCAYRVVQEALTNVLKHAHGAAAAVELAYRRGHIEVSVTNDGQGVIQDRVRTGSGHGLIGMRERAKLYGGAISIGPLSEGGFAVRLTLPTSARAAARGDDATE from the coding sequence ATGCGGATCCGCCCCCTCGCTGTCGACGCATTGATCGCGGTCGCCCTGACCACGGTCGCCGTGCTGCTCGGACAGGAGCCCGTGAAGCAGGGCTGGATCGCCCTCGACCCCCTGGGATACGCGCTGGTCGCGCTCATCTGCCTGCCCGTCGCGGCCCGCAGCAGGGCCCCGCTCACCGTGCTGCTCGTCGTCCATCTGGCGTGGTTCGTCTACGTCACCGTCGGCTACTGGCCAGTGGTCGGCACCTTCGGACCCATGCTCACCGTCTACACGGTCGCCTCCCTCCGCTCCCCGCGCACCTCCCTCGCCTGCGCCGGGCTGATGGCCGCCCTGTGGATCTACGCCGGTGCGATCAGCGAGGGCGCGTCGATGCCCTCCGTCGTCGGCCAGGCCATTGGCTTCTCCCTCGTCCTGTGGCGCTTCGGGTACGTCGCACGCCGGTCGGCCGAACTGGCCCGGCAGTTGAAGCGCGAGCAGGACGAACGGGCCCGTCGCGAGGTCGCGGAGGAACGCGGTCGCATCGCGCGCGAACTGCACGACGTGGTCGCCCACCACATGTCGGTGATCTCCGTGCAGGCGGGCCTCGCGACGTTCGTCTTCGGCTCCGACCCCGCCACCGCGCGCGCGGCGCTCGGCACCATCTCCGGGACCAGCGGCGAAGCTCTCGAAGAGCTCCGCCGCATGCTGCGCGTCCTGCGCGCCGAGGACGGCGAGCACGGCGGTGACGCCCCCGGGGCCCCGATGCCGGGCCTGGCCCGCCTGGACGAGATGGTCGAGCGGGTCCGGGCCGGGGGAGTCCGCGTCGAGCTGCGGGTCACGGGCACCCCGCGGCTGGTGGCGCCCGGCGTGGAGCTGTGCGCGTACCGCGTGGTGCAGGAGGCACTCACCAACGTACTGAAACACGCCCACGGAGCCGCCGCGGCCGTCGAACTCGCCTACCGGCGCGGGCACATCGAGGTCTCCGTCACCAATGACGGGCAGGGGGTGATTCAGGACAGAGTACGGACGGGCAGTGGACACGGCTTGATTGGGATGCGGGAGCGGGCCAAGCTCTACGGCGGGGCGATCAGTATCGGCCCGCTGAGCGAGGGGGGATTCGCCGTGCGACTCACCCTGCCGACCTCGGCGCGGGCCGCGGCGCGGGGGGACGACGCAACGGAATGA
- a CDS encoding response regulator has translation MSSRIRVLVVDDQFLIRAGLVGLLRAAPGIEVVGEGGDGEEAVELAAETCPDVVLMDIRMPGMNGITATAKILAQAGEPAPRVLVLTTFDLDEYVYGALRAGASGFLLKDSGPERLLAAVAAVGGGDALFAPSVTRRLVEAFARQTAGPGGDDAETPPDLGVLTQREVEVLKLIARGLTNADIAERLYISEATVKTHLNRTMSKLDLDSRAQAVVVAYETGLVTPGAGPGNGQ, from the coding sequence ATGAGCTCACGTATCAGGGTGCTCGTCGTCGACGACCAGTTCCTCATCCGCGCGGGGCTGGTGGGGCTGCTGCGCGCCGCGCCCGGCATCGAGGTCGTGGGCGAGGGGGGCGACGGCGAGGAAGCGGTGGAGCTCGCCGCGGAGACCTGCCCCGACGTCGTCCTCATGGACATCCGGATGCCGGGCATGAACGGCATCACGGCCACCGCGAAGATCCTGGCGCAGGCGGGCGAACCGGCGCCGCGCGTCCTTGTCCTGACGACGTTCGACCTCGACGAGTACGTGTACGGGGCGTTGCGGGCCGGCGCGTCCGGGTTCCTGCTCAAGGACTCGGGGCCCGAGCGGCTGCTCGCGGCGGTGGCGGCGGTCGGGGGCGGCGACGCGCTCTTCGCGCCCAGCGTGACGCGGCGCCTCGTCGAGGCGTTCGCCCGGCAGACGGCGGGCCCCGGCGGCGACGACGCGGAGACGCCGCCCGACCTCGGCGTACTGACCCAGCGCGAGGTCGAGGTCCTGAAACTCATCGCGCGCGGCCTCACCAACGCGGACATCGCGGAGCGGCTCTACATCAGCGAGGCCACGGTCAAGACCCATCTCAACCGCACGATGAGCAAGCTCGACCTGGACAGCAGGGCGCAGGCGGTGGTGGTGGCGTACGAGACGGGGCTCGTGACGCCGGGGGCGGGACCGGGGAACGGTCAGTGA
- a CDS encoding helix-turn-helix domain-containing protein has translation MPRWKALPDELDPEVREFASQLRRLVDRSGLSIAAVSDRTGYSKTSWERYLNGRLLAPKGAIVALAEVTGTPPVHLITMWELAERAWSRSEMRHDMTMQAIRISQARAALGELGPDPMDGSGKADGGKAASGRAAPKKAPKPGKSDGKRDDAKPPGKQDRKGTGRQAPGQQTPGQQAPGQPTPGQHAPGQQTPGQHAPGQSTPGQPTPGQQTPGRMAPGQQAPGQQSPGQQSPSQQSSNRPAPGQSAPGQPTSSRTAPDRKVPENAPSPWPSPPSYPSQSSRPGQSSPQPPAPGGRGAARNGSGGGLGPVTGVAGPAGVSPTVGPPSVGSYGASSSYGDVSASAFGEAGSPGGPGGAGGPGGPGGPGGPGGPAGSPDRQRRRRKLTMFLAGIVGALVVIAAAVFMTGFGGDDKGDEAKPSVTPTKKDTKLPAGVECSGKDCAGKDPENMGCGGELARTTSRATIGKTLVEVRYSKTCGAAWARITQATPGDELTITGSGGGAGAKQNSTVNEDFDAYTPMVAADSGTAAKACATLTSGRTGCTE, from the coding sequence ATGCCTCGTTGGAAGGCGCTACCGGACGAGCTCGACCCGGAGGTCAGGGAGTTCGCCAGTCAGCTGCGCAGGCTGGTCGACCGCAGTGGTCTGAGCATTGCGGCGGTGTCCGACAGGACCGGCTACAGCAAGACGTCGTGGGAGCGCTATCTGAACGGGCGGCTGCTCGCACCCAAGGGGGCGATCGTCGCGCTGGCGGAGGTGACGGGGACGCCGCCCGTGCACCTCATCACCATGTGGGAGCTCGCTGAGCGGGCGTGGAGCCGTTCCGAGATGCGGCACGACATGACGATGCAGGCGATCCGCATCTCGCAGGCGCGGGCCGCGCTGGGGGAGCTGGGCCCGGACCCGATGGACGGGTCCGGCAAGGCGGACGGCGGCAAGGCGGCCAGCGGCAGGGCGGCGCCCAAGAAGGCGCCCAAGCCGGGCAAGTCGGACGGAAAGCGGGACGACGCGAAACCGCCCGGGAAGCAGGACCGGAAGGGGACGGGTCGGCAGGCACCGGGCCAGCAGACGCCGGGCCAGCAGGCGCCGGGCCAGCCAACGCCCGGCCAACACGCGCCGGGTCAGCAGACGCCTGGTCAGCACGCGCCGGGCCAGTCCACGCCCGGCCAGCCCACGCCCGGCCAGCAGACCCCGGGGCGGATGGCACCGGGGCAACAGGCGCCAGGACAACAGTCGCCGGGCCAACAGTCGCCGAGCCAGCAGTCGTCGAATCGCCCGGCTCCGGGCCAGTCAGCGCCGGGTCAGCCGACTTCAAGTCGAACCGCGCCCGATCGGAAGGTGCCTGAGAACGCGCCCTCCCCGTGGCCTTCGCCGCCGTCGTACCCTTCGCAGTCCTCCCGTCCGGGCCAGTCGTCCCCGCAGCCGCCCGCCCCCGGAGGCAGGGGTGCGGCGCGCAACGGTTCCGGCGGTGGTCTCGGGCCCGTGACCGGAGTGGCGGGCCCGGCCGGGGTGTCGCCCACCGTGGGGCCGCCCTCGGTCGGCTCGTACGGGGCGTCCAGTTCGTACGGTGATGTCTCGGCGTCCGCCTTCGGCGAGGCGGGGAGCCCCGGTGGCCCGGGCGGTGCTGGTGGTCCCGGTGGTCCTGGTGGGCCCGGTGGTCCAGGAGGCCCCGCCGGGTCACCGGACAGGCAGCGGCGGCGCCGCAAGCTGACGATGTTCCTCGCGGGCATAGTCGGCGCCCTCGTGGTCATCGCGGCCGCGGTCTTCATGACCGGGTTCGGCGGCGACGACAAGGGAGACGAGGCGAAGCCGTCCGTGACGCCGACGAAGAAGGACACGAAGCTGCCCGCCGGGGTCGAGTGCAGCGGCAAGGACTGTGCGGGCAAGGACCCCGAGAACATGGGCTGCGGCGGCGAGCTGGCCAGGACGACGTCGCGGGCGACGATCGGCAAGACGCTGGTCGAGGTCCGGTACAGCAAGACGTGCGGCGCCGCGTGGGCGCGGATCACACAGGCGACGCCGGGCGACGAGCTGACGATCACGGGGTCGGGCGGCGGCGCCGGGGCCAAGCAGAACAGCACGGTGAACGAGGACTTCGACGCGTACACGCCGATGGTGGCGGCCGATTCGGGGACCGCGGCGAAGGCGTGCGCGACGCTCACGTCCGGCCGGACGGGCTGCACGGAGTAG
- a CDS encoding malate dehydrogenase — translation MTRTPVNVTVTGAAGQIGYALLFRIASGHLLGADVPVNLRLLEITPALKAAEGTAMELDDCAFPLLNSIEISDDPNVAFDGANVALLVGARPRTKGMERGDLLEANGGIFKPQGKAINDHAADDIKVLVVGNPANTNALIAQAAAPDVPAERFTAMTRLDHNRALSQLAKKTGSSVADIKRLTIWGNHSATQYPDVFHAEIAGKNAAEVVNDQAWLADTFIPTVAKRGAAIIEARGASSAASAANAAIDHVHTWVNGTADGDWTSMGIPSDGSYGVPEGLISSFPVTTKDGKYEIVQGLEINEFSRTRIDASVQELTEEREAVRGLGLI, via the coding sequence ATGACCCGCACTCCCGTGAATGTCACCGTCACCGGCGCGGCCGGCCAGATCGGCTACGCGCTGCTCTTCCGCATCGCCTCGGGCCACCTGCTCGGCGCGGACGTGCCGGTCAACCTGCGCCTTCTCGAGATCACGCCGGCGCTGAAGGCCGCCGAGGGCACCGCCATGGAGCTCGACGACTGCGCCTTCCCGCTGCTGAACTCGATCGAGATCAGCGACGACCCGAACGTCGCCTTCGACGGCGCCAACGTCGCGCTGCTCGTCGGCGCCCGCCCCCGCACCAAGGGCATGGAGCGCGGTGACCTCCTCGAGGCCAACGGCGGCATCTTCAAGCCGCAGGGCAAGGCCATCAACGACCACGCCGCGGACGACATCAAGGTCCTGGTCGTCGGCAACCCCGCCAACACCAACGCGCTCATCGCGCAGGCCGCCGCCCCGGACGTACCGGCCGAGCGCTTCACCGCGATGACCCGCCTGGACCACAACCGCGCGCTCTCGCAGCTCGCGAAGAAGACCGGCTCCTCGGTCGCCGACATCAAGCGCCTCACCATCTGGGGCAACCACTCGGCCACCCAGTACCCGGACGTCTTCCACGCGGAGATCGCCGGCAAGAACGCCGCCGAGGTCGTCAACGACCAGGCCTGGCTCGCCGACACCTTCATCCCGACCGTCGCCAAGCGCGGTGCCGCGATCATCGAGGCCCGTGGCGCCTCGTCGGCCGCCTCCGCCGCCAACGCCGCCATCGACCACGTCCACACGTGGGTCAACGGCACGGCCGACGGCGACTGGACCTCCATGGGCATCCCGTCGGACGGTTCGTACGGCGTTCCCGAGGGCCTCATCTCCTCCTTCCCCGTCACCACCAAGGACGGCAAGTACGAGATCGTCCAGGGCCTGGAGATCAACGAGTTCTCGCGTACGCGCATCGACGCGTCCGTGCAGGAGCTCACCGAGGAGCGCGAGGCCGTCCGCGGTCTCGGCCTCATCTGA
- a CDS encoding MFS transporter — MKPSPSLLKRSTLFTLCACVLVAQGMVAAINLLVPQLSSSGLHPSSSELLWTVDAYVIVFAGLLIPAGALGDRYGRKGALLTGLGLFAAGATVSALAVSPAMLIAGRGVSGAGAALIMPATMSIMMRVASREERPRAVASWALAAGLGGLTGNIGGGLVGQYLSWRALFWVVVPLAALLALAVARVVPRTGKAVEAPALDPVGTLLLTGGLLALLFGIIESPMYGWTSARILAAFASGAALVALFVAHALRSRAPLFDPRVFATPRLRAATLGTAVSFFGLFSLFYVNSQYLQYEKGYGAARAGLAIVPLTIGMVLVPKLAARWSGPPRAVAGGGLLLIGLGLLGASTADGSTPYALYACWLLVISAGTGLCMPILTLSVVGSLPPHQAGLGSGLSTSAREVGAALGVAVTGTTLASHASGGFPAGMEAALRIVALVVIATAAVVTLGYGKKP; from the coding sequence GTGAAGCCCTCTCCGTCCCTCCTGAAGCGGTCGACGCTGTTCACCCTCTGCGCCTGCGTCCTCGTCGCGCAGGGCATGGTCGCCGCCATCAACCTCCTCGTACCGCAGCTGAGCTCGTCCGGGCTGCACCCCTCGTCCAGCGAACTCCTGTGGACGGTCGACGCGTACGTCATCGTCTTCGCGGGGCTCCTCATCCCGGCCGGTGCGCTCGGCGACCGGTACGGCCGCAAGGGCGCGCTGCTCACCGGACTCGGTCTCTTCGCCGCCGGTGCGACCGTCAGCGCGCTCGCCGTCTCCCCCGCGATGCTGATCGCCGGGCGCGGCGTCTCCGGCGCGGGCGCCGCGCTGATCATGCCCGCGACCATGTCGATCATGATGCGCGTCGCTTCGCGGGAGGAGCGGCCGCGCGCCGTCGCCTCCTGGGCGCTCGCCGCCGGGCTCGGCGGCCTCACGGGCAACATCGGCGGCGGGCTCGTCGGCCAGTACCTGTCCTGGCGCGCGCTGTTCTGGGTGGTGGTGCCGCTCGCCGCGCTGCTCGCCCTCGCCGTGGCACGGGTGGTTCCCCGTACCGGCAAGGCGGTCGAGGCCCCCGCTCTGGACCCCGTCGGCACGCTGCTGCTCACCGGCGGTCTGCTCGCGCTGCTCTTCGGCATCATCGAGAGCCCGATGTACGGCTGGACGTCCGCGCGCATCCTGGCCGCCTTCGCGAGCGGCGCGGCCCTCGTCGCGCTCTTCGTCGCGCACGCCCTGCGCTCGCGCGCCCCGCTCTTCGACCCGCGGGTCTTCGCCACGCCGCGGCTGCGCGCCGCGACGCTCGGCACGGCCGTGAGCTTCTTCGGTCTCTTCTCGCTCTTCTACGTCAACTCGCAGTACCTGCAGTACGAGAAGGGGTACGGCGCCGCACGCGCGGGCCTCGCGATCGTCCCGCTCACCATCGGCATGGTGCTCGTGCCCAAGCTCGCCGCGCGCTGGTCGGGACCGCCGCGCGCGGTGGCGGGCGGCGGCCTGCTCCTGATCGGCCTGGGCCTGCTCGGCGCGTCCACCGCGGACGGCTCGACGCCCTACGCGCTCTACGCCTGCTGGCTCCTGGTCATCTCGGCGGGCACGGGCCTGTGCATGCCCATCCTCACGCTGAGCGTCGTCGGCTCGCTCCCGCCCCACCAGGCGGGCCTCGGCTCCGGGCTCAGCACCTCGGCACGCGAGGTCGGCGCCGCGCTCGGCGTGGCCGTGACCGGCACGACCCTGGCCTCGCACGCCTCGGGCGGCTTCCCGGCCGGCATGGAGGCGGCGCTGCGCATCGTGGCGCTCGTGGTGATCGCCACGGCGGCGGTGGTCACGCTCGGCTACGGCAAGAAGCCATGA